A single Penaeus chinensis breed Huanghai No. 1 chromosome 7, ASM1920278v2, whole genome shotgun sequence DNA region contains:
- the LOC125026948 gene encoding FMRFamide-related peptides-like — translation MADKRICLTTSDDDIKYGRLPSDDGVNYGRLPSDDGVKYGRLPSDDGVKYGRLPSDDGVKYGRLPNDDGVKYGRLPSADGVKYGRLPNDDGVKYGRLASGDGVKYGRLASDDGVKYGRLPSDDGVKYGRLPSDDGVKYGRLPNDDGVKYGRLPSADGVKYGRLPNDDGVKYGRLASGDGVKYGRLASDDGVKYGRLPSDDGV, via the exons ATGGCCGACAAACGG ATATGTCTGACAACCAGCGACGATGATATCAAATATGGCCGACTACCGAGTGACGATGGTGTCAACTATGGCCGACTACCAAGTGACGATGGTGTCAAATATGGCCGACTACCAAGTGACGATGGTGTCAAATATGGCCGACTACCAAGTGACGATGGTGTCAAATATGGCCGACTACCTAATGACGATGGTGTCAAATATGGCCGACTACCAAGTGCCGATGGTGTCAAATATGGACGACTACCAAATGACGATGGTGTCAAATATGGACGACTAGCAAGTGGCGATGGTGTCAAATATGGCCGACTAGCAAGTGACGATGGTGTCAAATATGGCCGACTACCAAGTGACGATGGTGTCAAATATGGCCGACTACCAAGTGACGATGGTGTCAAATATGGCCGACTACCTAATGACGATGGTGTCAAATATGGCCGACTACCAAGTGCCGATGGTGTCAAATATGGACGACTACCAAATGACGATGGTGTCAAATATGGACGACTAGCAAGTGGCGATGGTGTCAAATATGGCCGACTAGCAAGTGACGATGGTGTCAAATATGGCCGACTACCAAGTGACGATGGTGTCTAA